The genome window CCAAGAGCTACAACAAAGGCAAACCCATCCGCATCGAGGAGTTCGAGGCCGAGCGCGCGTGGTGGGGCGAGGAAAAAGACGGCTTCAAGTCCCGTGTGGAAAACGAGCAGGCCTGGCGCGTCTCCATCGACCAGATCAAGGCCGGCAACTTCAACCTCGACCTCAAGAACCCGCACAACCCCGACACCGGCCCCGGCGACGTGGACCACCTCCTGCCCGAATACGAAAAGCTCCTTGCCCAGATCGCCGCCACCCGCGCCGCGCTGAAACAGGAACTCCACCACGCCCTCACCGCCACCGCCGGGACTGCCGAATGAAGCTGGAGACGTTTTTCGAGAAATTCGACCAGTTCGCCGACGCGCCCGACGCG of Verrucomicrobiota bacterium contains these proteins:
- a CDS encoding SAM-dependent DNA methyltransferase, whose amino-acid sequence is KSYNKGKPIRIEEFEAERAWWGEEKDGFKSRVENEQAWRVSIDQIKAGNFNLDLKNPHNPDTGPGDVDHLLPEYEKLLAQIAATRAALKQELHHALTATAGTAE